The following proteins are co-located in the Heliorestis convoluta genome:
- a CDS encoding EscU/YscU/HrcU family type III secretion system export apparatus switch protein has product MTYQYLNGKKKKKLARPSVVLLRYEEGNDTPTVSAQGTGHIAQQIMNLAKANNIPIEQNSQLLDNLLDMDFGDQVPPQFYQVLAETLLMLKEMEKN; this is encoded by the coding sequence ATGACCTACCAATACCTCAACGGGAAAAAGAAAAAAAAGCTCGCCCGACCGAGTGTCGTCCTACTTCGCTACGAAGAAGGCAACGACACTCCCACCGTGAGCGCCCAAGGCACAGGCCATATAGCACAGCAAATCATGAACCTAGCCAAAGCAAACAACATACCCATAGAACAAAACAGTCAACTTCTAGATAACCTCCTCGACATGGACTTCGGAGACCAAGTACCGCCCCAATTCTACCAAGTCCTCGCCGAGACCCTGCTGATGCTCAAAGAAATGGAAAAAAATTGA
- the fliD gene encoding flagellar filament capping protein FliD: MTIRFGGIASGLDTESMIKEMMRAHRMRADKIFHEKTRTEWRKAEYNSLRNDILNFRNKLFDNFQVNSSKFNPKSVISSNTSILTATASTEAGNVTNRVEVKSLASGVNLASGSEISKKDDQGNINRSNLAAQLGLNLSGTDLRTKQVGDDENVKYFTMNINGKEIEVMPEKDTMQDLVRKINRADAGVHAVYDMNHDRFFLRTTGTGEEAKIRFDIPTQKPSENGEELVNKLPGTITAERSAVTNLFNALLNPKGNDGEPVLHFNEEGEEQGVGWFITKGTTTELKGKNAEISVNGIKFEGATNNISVAGITYNLQSLTPDNEPITITINNDINKAVDTVKEFVDLYNSLVGTIQDKLKEPFHRDFHPLTDEQKREMSDREVEQWEEKARSGMLRNDAGLSRFLSNLRLDISNPIEGLSEDSQYKSLASIGVTTGQWSSGAVLEINENKLREALANDPDVLNKLFRGDDGMISRLRERALDMTDRTRGYLYNLAGTTDEADPNSSLGRRLNNFERQLADFERRMKMVEDRYWKQFTAMEKAMDQMNNQSNWLMMQFMNPNG; this comes from the coding sequence ATGACCATTCGTTTCGGAGGCATCGCCTCAGGCCTTGACACAGAAAGCATGATCAAAGAAATGATGCGTGCGCACCGAATGCGAGCCGATAAGATTTTCCATGAAAAGACACGAACAGAATGGCGAAAAGCAGAATACAACAGCTTACGCAATGACATATTGAACTTTCGGAATAAGCTATTTGATAACTTTCAAGTTAATTCTAGTAAGTTTAATCCGAAGAGTGTTATTTCTTCTAATACGTCGATTTTGACGGCCACGGCGAGTACTGAAGCTGGGAATGTGACGAATCGGGTTGAAGTGAAGAGTTTGGCTAGTGGGGTTAATTTGGCGAGTGGTAGTGAGATTAGTAAAAAAGATGATCAAGGAAATATCAACAGAAGTAATCTAGCAGCGCAGCTTGGGCTAAATTTATCTGGAACTGATCTTCGAACAAAGCAAGTTGGTGACGATGAAAATGTAAAATACTTCACAATGAATATCAACGGCAAAGAAATCGAAGTAATGCCGGAAAAAGATACTATGCAGGACTTAGTTAGAAAAATCAATAGAGCTGATGCTGGCGTACATGCTGTCTATGATATGAATCATGATCGCTTTTTCTTGCGGACTACAGGTACTGGAGAAGAAGCTAAAATCAGATTTGATATTCCGACACAGAAACCATCGGAGAACGGTGAGGAGCTTGTTAATAAATTACCAGGAACAATTACAGCAGAACGAAGTGCTGTAACAAATCTTTTTAATGCCTTATTAAATCCAAAGGGAAACGATGGGGAACCTGTTTTACATTTTAATGAAGAAGGCGAAGAGCAGGGAGTTGGGTGGTTTATTACAAAAGGTACCACCACTGAACTTAAAGGCAAAAACGCCGAAATCTCCGTCAACGGCATCAAGTTCGAAGGCGCCACCAACAACATCTCCGTCGCTGGCATCACCTACAACCTCCAAAGCCTAACGCCTGATAACGAGCCTATCACCATCACCATCAACAACGACATCAACAAAGCCGTAGATACAGTCAAAGAATTTGTCGATTTATACAACAGCCTGGTCGGCACCATTCAAGATAAGCTGAAAGAACCCTTCCATCGCGATTTTCACCCGCTCACCGATGAGCAAAAAAGAGAGATGAGCGATAGAGAAGTTGAACAATGGGAAGAAAAAGCAAGAAGCGGCATGCTACGCAACGATGCTGGCTTAAGTCGCTTTCTATCTAACTTGCGTCTAGATATCTCCAACCCCATTGAAGGCTTATCCGAAGATTCTCAATACAAATCCCTCGCTTCCATCGGCGTCACCACAGGGCAATGGTCGAGTGGCGCAGTCCTCGAGATAAACGAAAACAAACTTCGAGAAGCCCTAGCCAACGACCCCGATGTGCTTAACAAGCTCTTTCGCGGCGATGATGGCATGATCAGTCGCTTGCGAGAAAGAGCCCTTGACATGACGGACAGAACTCGAGGCTACTTATACAACCTAGCAGGCACAACAGACGAAGCCGACCCCAACAGTTCCCTCGGCAGACGTTTGAACAACTTTGAAAGACAGCTTGCCGACTTTGAACGACGCATGAAAATGGTGGAAGACCGCTACTGGAAACAGTTCACAGCCATGGAAAAAGCCATGGACCAAATGAATAATCAAAGCAATTGGCTCATGATGCAATTTATGAACCCCAATGGCTAA
- a CDS encoding flagellar protein FlaG, translating into MDVSRIKKIDIPIIDNRTQKVSPDQGTAIDPMRNATMKKMTTNNVATNSFARMNNFENKAEFLKEEPIDEEQLKNSVEETNKALSSLNTSLQFSIHEGTDRMMVRVIDMKDHSVIKELPPREYLDMVARIRDMIGIFLDTRA; encoded by the coding sequence ATGGATGTTTCAAGGATTAAAAAAATCGACATCCCCATCATAGACAATCGCACGCAGAAAGTAAGCCCAGATCAAGGGACCGCCATAGATCCGATGAGAAACGCAACGATGAAAAAAATGACAACGAACAATGTTGCAACCAACAGTTTTGCTAGAATGAACAACTTTGAAAACAAAGCCGAATTCTTAAAAGAAGAACCTATCGATGAAGAACAATTGAAAAACTCCGTCGAGGAAACGAACAAAGCTCTGTCTTCGTTAAATACATCGTTGCAGTTTTCCATTCATGAAGGGACAGACCGCATGATGGTGAGGGTCATCGACATGAAAGATCACAGTGTCATTAAAGAGTTGCCACCACGAGAGTACTTAGACATGGTAGCGAGAATTCGCGACATGATAGGAATTTTTCTTGATACCCGAGCATAG
- a CDS encoding flagellin encodes MRINNNVQALNAYRNLSNNQQAISTHLQRLSSGLRINSASDDAAGLAISEKMRSQIRGLAAAERNTLDGISLIQTAEGALDSVHQMLQRMRELAVQAANGTYAEIDREAIQEEVNQLLSEINRIGNTTEFNTRNLLDGSMGEDGEILILQIGANEGQAMGINIEDSRARALGLTLPADNDGDADGSFYNSMATVTNVLSDEVEYERALDFTNFENAANAITAIDNAINKISTERSKLGAIQNRLEYTATNLQVFTENITASESRIRDADMALEMSSLTKNNIITQAATAMLAQANQLPQGVLQLLQ; translated from the coding sequence ATGAGAATCAACAACAACGTACAAGCACTGAACGCCTATCGCAATTTGTCGAATAACCAACAAGCCATATCAACGCACCTTCAAAGACTATCTTCAGGTCTGCGCATCAACAGTGCCTCCGACGATGCCGCCGGCCTAGCCATATCAGAAAAAATGCGATCCCAGATCCGAGGGCTCGCCGCTGCCGAACGCAACACCCTAGACGGCATCTCCCTTATCCAAACAGCCGAAGGCGCCCTCGACTCGGTCCACCAAATGCTCCAAAGAATGCGCGAACTGGCCGTACAAGCCGCCAACGGCACCTACGCTGAAATAGACCGTGAAGCCATTCAAGAAGAAGTAAACCAACTTCTCTCTGAAATCAACCGTATTGGCAACACCACCGAATTCAACACGCGCAATCTCTTAGACGGATCCATGGGAGAAGATGGAGAAATACTAATACTACAAATCGGCGCCAACGAAGGCCAAGCCATGGGAATTAACATAGAAGACAGCCGTGCAAGAGCCTTAGGTCTTACTCTCCCTGCCGATAACGATGGAGATGCCGATGGAAGCTTCTACAATAGCATGGCAACCGTCACCAACGTCTTAAGTGATGAAGTAGAATACGAAAGAGCCCTAGACTTTACAAATTTTGAAAATGCCGCCAACGCCATCACTGCAATCGACAACGCCATCAACAAAATCTCAACAGAAAGATCCAAGCTAGGCGCCATCCAAAACCGACTCGAATACACCGCAACGAACTTACAAGTCTTCACCGAAAACATTACCGCCTCCGAATCCCGCATCCGCGACGCCGACATGGCCTTAGAAATGAGCAGCCTAACCAAAAACAACATCATAACCCAAGCCGCCACGGCCATGCTCGCCCAAGCCAACCAATTGCCCCAAGGCGTATTACAATTGTTGCAGTAA
- a CDS encoding AAA family ATPase has product MSIFTSIKIENFTVFESTDLTFSPGINIFIGKNGTGKTHLLKVLYSAGSIAGKNEDFSDKLIRNFLPMDRRLGRLARRKKGSTTTQLEIKGNQGSQLNIKFTNHSKTAPAEEESREWKEKKISTAYIPVKEMLANAPGFRSLYATREIFFEEIYADIIDRAYLPLKRGPLEEVREKLLSKIETVMEGKVQAKGETFFLKNKQGELEFTLLAEGFRKLSLLWLLIQNGTIFKDSVLFWDEPEANLNPQLVQVIVEIMLELHRTGVQIFLATHNYVILKEFSLQQQKEDQLRYYALYKNDENDSVQVSTSDDYGMIENSILDTYQA; this is encoded by the coding sequence ATGAGTATTTTTACATCGATTAAAATAGAGAACTTCACAGTTTTTGAAAGCACTGATCTAACGTTCTCACCAGGAATTAATATTTTTATTGGGAAAAATGGCACGGGAAAAACGCACCTGTTAAAGGTGCTTTATTCAGCAGGTAGCATTGCTGGAAAGAATGAAGATTTTTCAGACAAACTGATACGCAATTTTTTACCAATGGATCGCAGGTTAGGCAGGTTAGCCCGAAGAAAAAAAGGTTCAACAACGACGCAGCTTGAAATTAAAGGAAACCAAGGAAGCCAACTCAATATTAAATTTACGAATCATTCCAAAACAGCCCCCGCTGAAGAAGAAAGTAGAGAGTGGAAAGAGAAAAAAATTAGTACAGCCTATATTCCAGTGAAAGAGATGCTTGCCAATGCACCGGGCTTTCGTTCTTTATACGCCACTCGAGAAATTTTTTTCGAAGAAATATACGCAGACATTATTGATCGCGCCTATCTTCCCTTAAAGAGAGGTCCTTTAGAAGAAGTACGAGAAAAGCTTCTTTCAAAAATCGAAACAGTTATGGAAGGAAAAGTTCAGGCAAAAGGTGAGACTTTTTTCTTAAAGAATAAACAAGGAGAGTTAGAGTTCACACTTTTGGCAGAAGGTTTTAGAAAGCTTTCTTTGTTATGGCTATTGATACAAAATGGGACGATTTTTAAAGATTCAGTTCTTTTCTGGGATGAGCCTGAAGCAAACCTCAATCCCCAATTGGTTCAAGTGATTGTAGAGATTATGCTTGAACTTCATCGTACCGGTGTTCAGATATTTTTAGCGACTCACAATTATGTCATCCTAAAGGAATTCTCTCTTCAGCAGCAAAAAGAAGACCAATTGCGTTATTACGCCCTCTATAAAAACGATGAAAATGACAGTGTACAAGTGTCAACATCTGACGATTACGGGATGATAGAAAATTCTATTCTAGATACTTATCAGGCATAG
- the fliS gene encoding flagellar export chaperone FliS — MTQQLTEAELLKKTPQELTSLLYQSALTKLEKAMEAIDEKNYIEANTLLQKCNDILHRLGGGLNYEAGPLAEQLEDIYNYMAEKLIQANLKKNKADIEEVHRLLTTIAQAWEETINKGPSAKSVQMRAKATAYERNLFYED, encoded by the coding sequence GTGACCCAACAACTCACAGAAGCAGAACTACTCAAAAAAACCCCCCAAGAACTGACCAGCCTTTTATACCAATCAGCTCTCACCAAACTAGAAAAAGCCATGGAAGCCATCGACGAAAAAAACTACATAGAAGCCAACACCCTACTTCAAAAGTGCAACGACATCCTGCACAGACTCGGCGGCGGCCTTAACTACGAAGCCGGTCCCTTAGCCGAACAACTTGAAGACATCTACAACTACATGGCCGAAAAACTAATCCAAGCCAACCTGAAAAAGAACAAAGCTGACATCGAAGAAGTACACCGCCTCCTCACAACCATCGCCCAAGCCTGGGAAGAAACAATCAACAAAGGTCCCAGCGCCAAAAGCGTACAGATGAGAGCCAAAGCAACAGCCTACGAACGCAACCTTTTCTACGAAGATTAA
- a CDS encoding EscU/YscU/HrcU family type III secretion system export apparatus switch protein, producing the protein MNYKWINQKKKKDHASPSAAAISYDDSKDQAPKIIAQGKGQLAAKIIEMAKEKNIPVQEDALLVENLIDMDLGENIPPQLYLVIAEILLMLEEMEKKV; encoded by the coding sequence ATGAATTACAAATGGATTAACCAAAAAAAGAAAAAAGACCACGCCAGCCCATCAGCCGCTGCCATCAGCTACGATGACAGCAAAGACCAAGCACCCAAAATCATCGCCCAAGGCAAAGGCCAACTGGCTGCCAAAATCATCGAAATGGCCAAAGAAAAAAACATCCCCGTTCAAGAAGACGCTCTCCTCGTCGAAAACCTTATCGACATGGACCTCGGAGAAAACATCCCCCCCCAACTCTACCTGGTCATCGCTGAAATCCTACTTATGCTAGAAGAAATGGAAAAAAAGGTCTAA
- the fliS gene encoding flagellar export chaperone FliS: MSGSYGAYKTNSPTGTYAVNHRPIKINNPTMPKPVSSGQTASSGSDTPSPNPSAPPAAAKPASTYQTQQVLTRPKEELPLLLYGGAIRFINQSIQAIEKGNQQEAHNSNLRAQDIVTELRSTLDMNIEVSKSLSALYEYIQYRLVQGNIQKDIAQLEEARTMFEEMRDTWAQAVKIARKERGVVNE, encoded by the coding sequence ATGAGCGGAAGTTATGGTGCATACAAAACCAATTCCCCTACGGGAACGTATGCCGTCAACCATCGACCTATAAAAATCAACAACCCCACGATGCCCAAGCCGGTTTCATCGGGGCAGACGGCTTCTTCAGGATCCGACACACCTTCGCCAAATCCATCAGCACCACCGGCCGCCGCCAAGCCTGCTAGTACCTATCAGACCCAGCAAGTTCTCACCCGTCCCAAAGAAGAATTGCCATTGCTGCTTTACGGTGGTGCCATCCGTTTTATCAATCAGAGCATTCAAGCGATTGAAAAAGGGAACCAGCAAGAAGCTCATAACAGCAATTTGCGTGCCCAGGACATCGTAACAGAACTGCGCTCAACCTTGGACATGAACATCGAAGTCTCAAAAAGCCTCTCCGCGCTCTATGAGTACATCCAATATCGCCTTGTCCAAGGCAATATCCAAAAAGATATAGCCCAACTCGAAGAAGCGCGCACCATGTTTGAAGAAATGCGCGACACCTGGGCACAAGCTGTGAAAATTGCCCGTAAAGAACGAGGTGTCGTTAATGAATAA
- a CDS encoding AAA family ATPase, with the protein MISKISLRNFKNFKQADLDMGKVTTLLGTNASGKSNIRDAFRFLHGLSRGYNLAEILGQKWVDGIFQWSGIRGGTRETAFLNSKTFSLSAHFDLEEEKERFNIKYTIEVEPLYGDNIPRVIYESLSCNQETIYESTGENSADAFQLPVKVITGGRYRRGHRESCVSNQPALTQLLSKINHRRDTKGLYAQKVITKTIAALKQMQFFDFSPEAMKKPSIPGQTTLSDRGDNLSSVMQAICKEEIQKKKLLEWLNELTPMDAVDFEFPLQLDGKTLITLVEKNGNKVSAHSASDGTLRFLAIITALFQSNQAKIYFFEEIENGIHPTRLQLLLQLMEGEARHRKIQLITTTHSPQLLRLLSKDSLDYASLVYRLPYQNHGKIKKIKDIFEQGLDSDENQDIANLMESGWLEDVVYFNDSEEN; encoded by the coding sequence ATGATTTCAAAAATAAGCTTACGCAACTTCAAAAACTTCAAACAAGCCGACCTCGATATGGGCAAGGTAACTACTCTGCTAGGAACGAACGCTTCTGGCAAAAGCAATATAAGAGATGCTTTTCGTTTTTTACACGGTCTCTCTAGAGGATATAACCTAGCTGAAATTCTAGGTCAAAAATGGGTAGATGGGATATTTCAGTGGAGTGGAATTCGCGGAGGAACTCGCGAAACAGCCTTTCTTAATAGTAAAACTTTTAGCTTATCTGCGCACTTCGATTTAGAAGAAGAAAAAGAAAGGTTCAATATCAAATACACGATAGAAGTAGAGCCTTTATATGGTGATAATATACCACGAGTTATTTATGAGTCCCTTAGTTGCAATCAAGAAACCATCTATGAATCAACAGGAGAAAATTCTGCCGATGCCTTTCAACTGCCTGTTAAAGTAATAACTGGAGGAAGATATAGAAGAGGTCACAGGGAGAGCTGCGTATCCAATCAACCTGCTTTAACACAGTTGTTGAGCAAAATTAACCATAGGAGAGATACTAAGGGACTCTATGCACAGAAAGTAATTACAAAAACAATAGCAGCCTTAAAACAGATGCAGTTTTTTGATTTTAGCCCAGAAGCTATGAAAAAACCTTCCATACCAGGACAAACCACTTTAAGTGACCGAGGAGATAACTTATCTTCTGTGATGCAAGCAATATGCAAAGAAGAGATCCAAAAGAAAAAATTACTGGAATGGCTTAATGAATTAACACCCATGGATGCTGTAGATTTTGAATTTCCCTTACAATTAGATGGAAAAACATTGATAACACTTGTAGAAAAGAATGGCAATAAAGTATCGGCTCATAGCGCTTCTGACGGTACTTTGCGTTTTTTAGCTATAATTACAGCTCTTTTTCAAAGCAATCAAGCAAAAATATACTTTTTTGAAGAAATTGAAAATGGGATTCATCCCACTAGACTACAATTACTTCTCCAACTTATGGAAGGAGAGGCTCGGCATAGAAAGATTCAGCTTATAACAACAACTCATTCGCCTCAATTGTTACGTTTGCTAAGTAAAGATAGTTTAGACTATGCATCTCTTGTATACCGACTTCCTTATCAAAATCACGGGAAGATAAAAAAAATCAAAGATATTTTTGAGCAAGGTCTAGACTCAGATGAAAACCAAGATATTGCGAACCTAATGGAGTCTGGATGGCTTGAGGATGTTGTGTACTTCAATGATTCGGAGGAGAATTAG